Proteins from a single region of Hordeum vulgare subsp. vulgare chromosome 6H, MorexV3_pseudomolecules_assembly, whole genome shotgun sequence:
- the LOC123403516 gene encoding wall-associated receptor kinase 4-like, with protein MATPLRSRLLPLPVLLLVLAGAAAIVGEQDEQQPITHPGCPDKCGNMSIPFPFGLMPGCFREGFQVTCDHSFDPPRAFLAGSSITLNEADSWAAALLGASYLEYSYPKTSWWLVEVMDLSVDRSEARAHGPITSRCSTNVTHFKLKEKTMTLEGPLAVSEALNAVVGVGWSVSVMDSSRSTYPSTFACRSELAAGHLEHARNGSCAGQGCCEAALSSKTVYSTVNGAAPEVNAENNTLWRTSPCSYAMVVEKSRYSFSTADLYGYEVLLGRFPRGVPVVLDFAIVGDAACPGKDQRPPPDYACVSNNSYCANATVGQSSYAPRLSYVCKCSEHYKGNPYIADGCRDIDECQFPDLYNCSSKGICINRLNGYDCPCKPGMKGDGKLGHCAEKFPLVAKAIVGTIGCVFVIVVMSFLLLLRKEKNKTKEFYKKNGGPTLEKAKNIKVFKEDELKPYLKDSNFIGKGGFGAVYKGNLGNEPVAIKKTISGSLLENEQFANEVIIQSQVIHKNIVRLIGCCLEVDTPLLVYEFLSKGSLHDILHGNDKKPLSLDTRLSIAAESADGLAYMHSKANTKILHGDVKPANILLDDRFVAKIADFGISRLIVRDKQHTGKVIGDMSYMDPVYLQSGLLTEKSDVYSFRVVLLELISRKKATHCDNNSLVSSFLEADKREKVSDFFDNEIAIGEDLEILQSLPGMAIECLSLDVDKRPDMTDIAHHLLLLNKSRKL; from the exons ATGGCCACACCCTTGAGATCCCGATTGCTGCCATTGCCAGTCCTCCTACTCGTTCTTGCAGGTGCAGCAGCCATTGTTGGTGAGCAAGATGAGCAGCAGCCGATCACGCATCCGGGCTGCCCTGACAAGTGCGGCAACATGAGCATCCCCTTTCCCTTCGGCCTGATGCCGGGCTGCTTCCGCGAGGGCTTCCAGGTCACCTGCGACCACTCCTTCGACCCGCCTCGAGCCTTCCTCGCCGGCAGCAGCATCACACTCAACGAGGCCGACAGCTGGGCGGCGGCGCTCCTCGGTGCCTCCTATTTGGAGTACTCGTACCCCAAAACCTCGTGGTGGTTGGTGGAGGTCATGGACTTATCGGTCGACAGGAGCGAGGCACGGGCACACGGCCCCATCACGTCCCGCTGCAGCACCAACGTCACTCACTTCAAGCTCAAAGAAAAGACAATGACGCTGGAGGGACCGCTGGCCGTCTCGGAGGCGCTCAAcgccgtcgtcggtgtcggctggAGTGTCAGCGTCATGGACAGCTCGCGCTCCACCTACCCTTCGACGTTCGCCTGCCGCTCGGAGctcgccgccggccacctcgagCACGCAAGAAACGGGTCGTGCGCGGGACAGGGCTGCTGCGAGGCCGCCCTGAGCTCGAAGACCGTCTACAGCACCGTCAATGGGGCCGCGCCAGAGGTCAATGCCGAAAACAACACTCTGTGGAGGACCAGCCCGTGCTCCTATGCCATGGTGGTTGAGAAGTCACGCTACAGCTTCTCTACGGCGGACCTGTACGGCTACGAGGTGCTGCTGGGGAGGTTCCCCAGGGGCGTCCCCGTCGTGCTCGACTTCGCCATCGTCGGGGACGCCGCTTGCCCGGGGAAAGACCAGCGGCCGCCGCCGGACTACGCGTGCGTCAGCAACAACAGCTATTGTGCCAATGCCACAGTTGGCCAGTCAAGCTATGCACCCAGACTCAGCTACGTGTGCAAATGCTCGGAGCACTACAAGGGCAATCCTTATATCGCTGATGGCTGCAGAG ACATCGATGAGTGCCAGTTCCCTGACCTATATAATTGCTCGAGCAAGGGCATATGTATAAACAGACTGAATGGCTACGATTGCCCATGCAAGCCCGGAATGAAAGGCGATGGGAAATTAGGACATTGTGCAGAAAAATTCCCCCTAGTAGCCAAGGCGATTGTCG GTACAATCGGCTGTGTTTTTGTCATTGTAGTTATGTCATTTCTACTCCTTCTTCGCAAAGAGAAAAACAAGACAAAAGAGTTCTATAAAAAGAATGGTGGGCCTACACTAGAGAAAGCAAAAAATATAAAAGTTTTCAAAGAGGATGAGCTCAAGCCTTATTTAAAAGATAGCAATTTTATTGGAAAAGGTGGTTTCGGTGCAGTTTACAAGGGCAACCTTGGTAATGAACCAGTTGCAATCAAGAAGACTATTAGTGGTAGTCTGCTAGAGAATGAACAATTtgcaaatgaggtcatcatacaATCCCAAGTCATCCACAAGAACATTGTTAGGCTCATAGGTTGTTGCCTGGAAGTTGATACCCCATTGCTAGTATACGAGTTTCTTTCCAAGGGTAGCCTCCATGACATCCTTCACGGCAACGACAAGAAGCCTCTGAGCTTGGATACACGTTTAAGTATTGCTGCAGAATCTGCAGATGGTCTAGCTTACATGCATTCAAAAGCAAACACCAAAATCCTACATGGGGATGTTAAACCAGCAAATATACTTTTGGACGATAGGTTTGTTGCCAAGATTGCAGACTTTGGCATATCGAGGTTGATTGTGAGAGACAAGCAACACACCGGGAAAGTCATCGGTGACATGAGTTATATGGATCCCGTATATCTACAGTCAGGCTTACTAACTGAAAAGAGTGATGTATACAGTTTTAGAGTTGTGCTCTTGGAACTTATTAGTAGGAAGAAGGCCACACACTGTGACAACAATAGCTTAGTGAGCAGTTTCCTTGAAGCTGATAAAAGGGAGAAAGTATCCGATTTTTTTGATAATGAAATTGCAATAGGAGAAGATTTGGAGATCCTTCAAAGTCTACCAGGGATGGCAATCGAATGTCTCAGCCTTGATGTGGATAAAAGACCAGACATGACAGATATAGCACATCACCTTCTCTTACTGAATAAATCCCGTAAATTGTAA